Sequence from the Miscanthus floridulus cultivar M001 chromosome 16, ASM1932011v1, whole genome shotgun sequence genome:
CAGTAAACATATCATGTAAGTGATCCATAATCATATATGTGAATTCAATCGTGCAAGTATAATTTATTTAAATATTTGGCTCTGTTTTCTTTGTTAATTTTATGCAGTTATGAAGAGAACCGGGAATATTgcatctatttttcagaagcatgaTGAAAAGAGGAAAAAAGAGGCAGCTGTTGCCACTTGTAATCGCTCTTCTGATCCGGTTGTAGCTGTGGTGGAATAGCAGAGTCATGAGAGAGTAGTTGAGGAAACTCAAAATCCTGTgctaccaccgccaccgccaccaccacagcCGTCTTCAGTGCCACCAGTTTATGACATCAATCGCCTTCCACATGATCCAGGTGAAAGACGTCCCATTCTTAGTTATCCtgttaatgatcaagatgcaattCGAAGAGCATATATTACTAAAGGTCCAGTCAAACCTTTTGCACATGATTTTCCGAAAACAAAGATTTCAGGAAAAGATCATCAATTCAATTATTGTTGGATGTACAATCATGAATGGCTTGAGTATAGTATTAAGAAGGATGCTGTATTTTGCTTTATATGCTACTTGTTCAAGAAGGGCGCTGGGTCAGAGGCATTTATTGTTGATGGATGGAATAATTGGAATATAGGAGAGAATGCACTTCTCAAATATTTGGGTTCTAAGGCACATATTGCAGCTCAAGAGAGATACATTGGCTTTATAAATCCCAAGGtagcaattgattataatattcagAAGTGGAGTGATGAGGATCTTCGACTTTATAAGAAAAGGTTGACTTATTCACTTAGgtgtatcaagtttcttttgcatcaaggGTTGGCATTTTGTGGACATGATTAAAGTGAAGAATCTAGCAACAGAGGGaacttcattgaacttttgaaatttcttgccgAAAATAGTGAAGAAGTGAACAAATATGTTTTGGACAATGCTCCAGGTAACTGTACCTTAACTAGCCCAGACATACAAAAGCAAATTATTCACTATTGTGCcctagaaactagaaagaaaataattgaagaacttggtgatgagccctttgcaattttagctgatgagtctagtgatatatcacataaagaacaactaTCTCTTTGCTTGCGTTATGTTGACAAATTGGGAAGGCTATGTGAgcattttattggagttgttcatgtagatgatactacctcTTTATCACTGAAGGCTGCAATTGAAGCTTTACTTGTTAGTCATGGCTTGAGTTTGACTCAAATCCGTGGTCAAGGATATGATGGGGCTAGCaacatgaaaggagatattaaaggGTTGAAAACATTGATCATGCAAGAATCACCTTCTGCTTATTATATTCATTGTTTTGCTCATCAACTGCAATTGGTTCTTGTTGCTATTGCTAAGAGAAATACTGATTGCGGCTCTTTTTTGATCAAGTATCTATCTTGTTGAATATTGTTGGAGTTTCTTGTAAGCGTCATGACATGCTTAGAAATGCTAGGCTTGAGAATGTCATACTCGATGGGGATCTCATTACAAAACTATATGCAGCATCATTACTATGTATGAATCAATCCATGATGTACTGGTTGATCTTGGGGATGATCCGACATATAAGGATGATTGGACCAAAATACATTTTGTGACCGGAGCATTTGAGacctttgagtttgttttctttgcacacttaatgtatattattcttggatacacaaatgagttatctgagtgtttgcaaagaagagagcaagatattcttaatgcaatatcacttgttaatgtggcaaagaAAAGAATGCAAGAATTGAGGTCTGATGGTTGGCATAATTTTCTTGAGAGGGTCACCTCATTTTGTGATAAACATGGTGTTGATGTTCCTGCTATGGATGGTGATTATGTTCCTTATGGAAAATCAGTAAGGAAAGCTCGTGCTCGAAAGCAAACCAATGATGACCACTTCAGAAGAGAGGTATAtattggtgtcattgatcaaataAGTCAACAACTTGATAATCGGTTTGATGAGATTAATATGGAGTTGTTGTCTTGTATGGCAGCCTTCAATCCTTCTAACTCATTTGAGTCTTTTGATGCACGGAAGCTACGTAGATTAGCTGAATTCTACCCAAAAGACTTCtcaaataataatttgctcaGACTTGAATTGCAGCtagataattatattgatgacatcaggCAGGATGATAGATTCAAAGGTCTAGAAaatattgttgatctctcagttaagcttgttCAAACAAAGAGGCATAAAGTGTATGATATGGTTTATCAGCTTctcaaattggtattgcttctacCTGTGGCAACGGCAAGTGTTAAAAGGGTATTTTCTGCGATGGTTTTAGTGAAAACAAAGCTACGAAATAAGATGGGAGATAGTCTTTTGGATGATTGTCAGTCACTTTCATTGAGCGAGATATTTTttttgaagttgatgaagatgatataattgAGACATTTATGTCCCTTCGAAAGCGTCGAATAAAAATGTCGGCAAAATAACACTGTAAGTCTCTGGTACTCTATTATGCATATATTTCAGTTATCGGTATGGCTTTTGAAACTATTTATACTATATTTAGCAGATACGCTGTCCACTTAATTCATGATTATAAGCCTTAATACCGAATTGGTAAATGGATTTACCGAATTATGTATGAATTTTTTTTGAGAGGCATACCCTAACCTAAAATCCTAGACTCGCCACTGGCTGCTACATACCCACCCGTTCCAGTTGTTTCTACTTTGCCCTACACTACTTTGCAGTTAATATTTGTCAAATACGActaacactactggaaactcgaatactTCTGTGGGTGTTGCATTTTTCTGTGTGTGTTTCTctatacacacagaaaaattcattatttttctgtgcgtttcaaAAATCCCGACAGAAATATtcgaaaacccacagaaaaattatgtgatttttctgtgcgtgtcaaTACACACAGAAAATTTGACATTATTCTATCGGTTCATtgaaaacgcacagaaaaaatacaTACATGCACACGAAAATTCTACCGGATAAACCAGCCCCTGCGCCGCTCCGAGCACCCCGCCCTTTTCTCTTCCgcagcgcccctcccctcccggccCCAGCACCCCTCCTCTCCCTTCTTCCCCGCGGGCGCCCCGGCCCCAGCGCCCCTCCTCCCCCGTAGgcgccccccttcttcttccccggcgggcggccgctcctcccctcccccttcttcacccggccggatccggccctccctctccaagATCCGgccggtggttgtggtggtggtggtagtggtggccggtggcggggcgtggcggcggcggcggccctcccctcccccttcttctccctcaccggcgcccctcccctctcccttcttcttccccggcgggtgcccctcccctcccccatctTCACCCTGACCGGATctagccctccctctcccggatccggccggtggctgcggtggtggtggcggcggccctcccctcccccttcttctcccccgccagcgcccctcccctctcccttcttcttccccgacgggtgcccctcccctcccccatcttcacccggctggatctggccctccctctcccagatctggccggtggctgcggtggtggtgatggtggccggcggcggggcagtggtggcagcggcggccctcccctcccccttcttctcccccgccggcgcccctcccctctcccttcttcttcctcggtgggtgcccctcccctcccccatcttcacccggccggatctggccctccctctcccggatccggccgatggctgcggtggtggtggtggtggccggcagcggggcgtggtggtggcggcggccctcccctcccccttcttctcccccgccggcccccctcccctctcccttcttctttcccggcgggtgcccctcccctcccccatcttcacccggccggatctggtccctccctctctcggatctggccggtggctgcggtggtggtggtggtggccggcggcggggcgtggtggtggcggtggccctCCTCTCCCGGATCCTGGGAAGCTGTTCTTGACTCCAACGAACGGACGGTTGTCGATTTCCTAGTTGTTGATTTTCTTTACTAGAACTGTGGATGTTGTTTGCTGCTCTTGCTTTAGCTGATGGTGTCCTATCTATTTGCATTCTCTAAGCTTTGTAGAATATATTTGAACCGGAGATGCTTAGGTAAGAAGTAAGAAATACACTGCCCAATACCCATGAATCAAAACATTTTTGTTCTGGAATTGTTGCAATCACTTGCTCTTGTAAACCAAATTATGCAGATTGATATTAACTTTTAATCAGATGTATGCCAAGCTGCTAGCTATCTGTATGTGCAGATATTTTTTGTCTATTGAACTCCTAAAGTGAAAAATGACTAAACTTGCTAGAGATGGAACACAAAATTAACTAATCTAGGATTGTCTACAAGTAGTCTTGGGCAATGATAGAGCTCTGAAAATTTTCTAGTAACTACTTGATAAAGGTGCAATCGGTTTGTTGAGAAGTTGTCTAGCTTTTTATTTAGATGACTCTAATCTGCGATGATGTTTTAACTTGTTTGTTTTGTTACCCTGGTTGCTTTTCAGGTGAGATGCTATGAAAACAGTATCTGGAGCTGAGATGATATGAAACCCCAGTCTCAGTGCCGtgctgctctccccttccctaactatgccttgtgactttttttgttttgtactactcttgagtggatgtgatgaatcaagtttccattagagaacttctacactttagcaccttatgagctggtacttgggatattttgttctgtttgctgcttaactaggatgacttgtaccagtacaagcaaccagttctgtggccagttcaattcccattagagagagagaattaaattaatttccaggtgaaattaagttgcagttgtcatgctgataatgggtaaatctgagctatttctcgagttcttttgctcttgttcttttgcTCCAGGTGAAATATATGTAGTTCTTGTGCTTTTGTGCTCCGATTGATGCTAAGAGTTAGGACTTGAATGTTTGTTCAGATTGGATCAGGTTTGGCTCCTCTTTCTTGTGTGACAATTTGACTGTCGCCACCTATACATGTGTGCATGACCAACTTTGGGTCTGTCAGTAGGGTATCGGGGGCTTGGGTCTGTCAGTTAACCTTGTCCATGAGATAAGTATGTATGCAACACCAAAGTTTCTGAAATATGAATCGATGATGTGGTCTAGCAATGCACTTATAAGGTTTGCCATACTTGATTGTTCAAATAAGAGCTGGAGATTCCTGCTGAGCAGGTTGCAGCTTTTGAACATCTTTGTAACCGGTAGAAACAACAGAATATTATGGGTTCAACTTCTAGAAGAATAGTTCTTCTCCTCTATTGTTAGTTCAAACTGTTGTTCCCAACTTGAGTTCATTGTTGTGCCATTTCTTCTCCTCTACTGATCACTCTTATAGTGAACTACTGTaactctcttttcatttcttgagAATGAAATGTACATCCTATTTAATTAGATGTGTGTCTATGGTAAGAAGAGTCCATGTTTTCTATGTAATATATATGCACTTGTCTGTATACTTATGAGTTGCTACACTGTGCCAAATGGGTTTCGAGTATAATCTTATAAGCTGGAATTGTTCTTATGTCATTCTATTGCACTTGTCTGTATCGGATAAGAACCTTTCTGTTGCTTTTGTATTATTCTTATGTCATTCTATTGCTTTTGTACTTTTATCAATGGGATGTCTATGATTGCTAAATTGGGTTGTTTTTGTGCTTCTAGGGTTTGGAAATGTATGCTGTGTGGATGTGGACTACTTTTAATTATGCCACTAGTAGCTCACTACCTTGTGGTTGTGGATTACTTCTAAATTCTAATGTGGCTGGCTGGTTGTGGACCATATTAACTATGATGCTACTTATGCCATATTTTATTCATCCATGTTCCTGTTATTTGATTCCTAGCTTACACAACttgtttatatgtttgctacattcCTCGTTGTTTCTAACGTTGCTGCATTCCTCATTATTCCTGTAGCTTGTGGCCTGGGAGAAGAAAAGAGAGGTCACATTAACAAGGTAGACTTGATCCATATTTACTTAGCTAATTCATTGGATTATAGTATTATACAACTTGTTTCTGTTACATTCATCATATAACAAATATGTTTTGACTTGCAAGGGGCATTGTGTGCTACATGTAACAAGAGGCAATTGGAAAGAGGAGAGCTCTACAATCAACATCAACAAGGTATGATTTTGCTGCTCCATTGTTGGTTAGGACatgtgtatggcgtcgcctcgcCACGCGCCTTAAACGCCTAGTCAACTCGAATTGGTGGGTCGGCGCGCCTCGACTTACCGCCttaaaaacagtgatcctagcatatctatttctttataatagtGTAATCCTTGCATGCATGCTGTCTCCTGTTACCTTGCTCACAGCTTGGCTTGTGGTTGGGTTCATAAACTTACTGAAATTTGTGGACTAGTGCCTAAACACTATCTTGAGTTATGGTTAATTCAGTTCAATGTCTATTTGAAATTACTTTTCTCTTTACCTCTGAATATTTTTTCCTATTCACAAGATTACTCTAATTAATGAAAAATGGTCTTTTGCAGGAGGCTTTGGGAATTTCTTAGTATGAGAACAAATTGTAGATATGTTGATCAGTAGTTGTGCTTTGTTTATATGGTTTCAATAACATTGTGTTTTGTAACTATATAATGACATtgaaacattgagtccattgttatgaacaacaatgatatgtaacaactttCATGCTGATTATATGTATCGAGATTGCTGAatgtaacatgttgatgcatggCTAAATAATACTATTCATGTATGATGAAATATGATGATAGTCATTAGTTATGAGCCGTGCTTGTAGACTTCATTACTGTATGgacaatatatattttaatacgttgttgctactgttttaaaataattttttttgtgtgtttaattCTTTTTTTCTGTgcatttatttctttttttctgtgtggattaacgcacggaaaaattagttttaatctgggcgaacacaatttttctgtgcgtgtgagacctacggaaaaattgtttctgacggtgaacccacGGAAAAAGTCGATTTTTCTGTCATTCTATTTCTGTGGGTTATTTTCTGacggtacaccgtcagaaaaatatttttctgacggtattcgaatttttctgtgggttttcgcACCCACAGAAAAAatcgagattccagtagtgtaaTAACTAACGGCATATATAGTACCGGCTATCTATCCATGCGTATGCGTATCTGCTAGCTAGGTAAGAAGGCCAGATGCTCATGCGCGAGGCAATCTGTCTAAGAAATAACAGAACGTAGATAATAAGCTAAACACACACGTTCTTGCACAGTGTCAGAGAATCTCTCCGAATTAACGACGACCACCACAAACTAGTCAATCAATTCCAACAACAGCAACGTTGTTCGGTACTGTGTCCATGCCAGTATGCCCACACAGACAGAAGACTCCATCAATATGCTAGCTTTAGTTTAATAATGTGGTGGTCGATCTGATGCATGCAATGCAACATACGTGTCCTGGAACATGGGTTAACAGCAACCAGCAGTCATGTGACGACTGACAGAGAAATGGGACGCTAAGGTCACGTCGTCGGACCAAATAAAGCGGGTAAAGCCGCCGTTGATTAAGGCTCCTCTTGATCTCCTTTGTTTTTTGTGGTTACAAGCGATAGATGATTAGTGAGCCCTCCTTGAGCCACGTAAGTTTTTTGTAGATAAATTAGTACACATAATTAGTAGTCAATCCTTCAACGCTAATCAAGCAATCCTGACGATCTTCTACTCAAAACATCTCCAAGTAAAGTATCATTCCTTGCCTAAAGTGTTCGTCAACACTGGCCGGCGGCTCTTTATTTGAAGCAACATGGGATTACAGCTGATCCTTTTTTTTCAAGTTAAAATTCCATTGCATCATAGACAAAGTACAGATAAGGGGAGAAGATTATTCCCCAGTCGAAATGGTCTGGACCTTGAGCGACATTATATATTGGATCTTGATGGACGAGAGGTTTCCCACTTGACTGTAATCCAGAAAATACCTGATGGACTCTACTCTGAGGTGTGTATGCTTGG
This genomic interval carries:
- the LOC136510589 gene encoding uncharacterized protein, with translation MYIILGYTNELSECLQRREQDILNAISLVNVAKKRMQELRSDGWHNFLERVTSFCDKHGVDVPAMDGDYVPYGKSVRKARARKQTNDDHFRREVYIGVIDQISQQLDNRFDEINMELLSCMAAFNPSNSFESFDARKLRRLAEFYPKDFSNNNLLRLELQLDNYIDDIRQDDRFKGLENIVDLSVKLVQTKRHKVYDMVYQLLKLVLLLPVATASVKRVFSAMVLVKTKLRNKMGDSLLDDCQSLSLSEIFFLKLMKMI